From Streptomyces sp. NBC_01551:
TGCTGAACTACGTCTCGCGCAAGCGCGGCAAGGGCATCAAGCTGGTCCCGGGCGTCTGCCTGGCGATCGAGCCCATGGTCTCCCTGGGCACCGCCCAGACGGAGGTCCTGGCGGACGACTGGACGGTCATCACGACCGACGGCACCTGGTCCTCGCACTGGGAGCACTCCATCGCGCTGACCGAGGAGGGCCCGATCGTGCTGACCAGCCCGGACTGCGGCAAGGCGAAGCTGGCGGCCTACGGCGTCACCACGGCGCCCGATCCCCTGGGCTGACCCCGCAGGTTAATGATCTAGTGTGTGGGGCAAACTTTCCGGATTCGTCTTTCTGGGTGCCCTGACGTAGACTGACTCGTCGGCTCCTTTGCACCCGCATGTCCGCATGCGAAGCGGGGAGCTGATCAAGGTAGCCGATTCGAAAGGCGAAGCGTGGCCAAGAAGCAAGGTGCCATCGAAATCGAGGGCACCGTGATCGAGTCCCTCCCGAACGCGATGTTCAAGGTGGAACTCCAGAACGGTCACAAGGTCCTCGCGCACATCAGCGGCAAGATGCGGATGCACTACATCCGAATCCTGCCCGATGACCGGGTTGTGGTGGAGCTTTCCCCGTACGACCTGACGCGTGGCCGGATCGTCTACCGATACAAGTAGATCTTGTCCTCGCTCCCGTCTGGGCGTCTCGTCCCGGCGCGGGTGGTGGCACTGACCCGGAGAACCTCACCAACATGAAGGTCAAGCCGAGCGTCAAGAAGATCTGCGACAAGTGCAAGGTGATCCGCCGTCACGGTCGGGTCATGGTCATCTGCGACAACCTGCGCCACAAGCAGCGCCAGGGCTGACGCACGCCGACCGACCTGCCTTCCGCAGTTCTTCGCGCGACGTAAGAAAAACGTACATACGCAGAACCCGCCCAGCCCCCTGTGGGGCCGGCGGCACCTCCGGCGGGGGCCGGGGACCCGGACGTACCACCACCCATCAGGTGTGGTCGGCGGTCGGGGTCGGTTCTGCGGAAGACCCCCGAACACACAGGAGCCATTGAATGGCACGCGTTTCCGGTGTTGACATCCCGCGCGAAAAGCGTGTGGAGATCGCACTCACCTACGTCTTCGGTATCGGGCGCACCCGGTCCAAGGAGATCCTCGCCTCCACCGGCGTGAACCCGAACACCCGCGTTCGTGACCTGGCCGAAGAGGACCTGGTCAAGATCCGCGAGTACGTGGACGCCAACCTCCGTACCGAGGGTGACCTCCGCCGCGAGATCCAGGCCGACATCCGTCGCAAGGTCGAGATCCAGTGCTACCAGGGTATCCGCCACCGTCGCGGCCTCCCGGTGCACGGTCAGCGCACCAGCACGAACGCGCGTACCCGCAAGGGCCCGCGTCGCGCGATCGCCGGTAAGAAGAAGCCGGGCAAGAAGTAGTCCTGTTCAGCGGTCTTGCGCTGTAGGACCGACCACCTCCCGTAGGAGATTTAGATGCCCCCCAAGGGTCGTCAGGGCGCTGCCAAGAAGGTGCGCCGCAAGGAAAAGAAGAACGTCGCTCACGGGCACGCCCACATCAAGAGCACGTTCAACAACACCATCGTTTCGATCACCGACCCCTCGGGCAACGTGATCTCCTGGGCCTCCGCCGGCCACGTCGGCTTCAAGGGCTCGCGCAAGTCCACCCCCTTCGCCGCGCAGATGGCCGCCGAGTCGGCCGCCCGCCGCGCGCAGGAGCACGGCATGCGCAAGGTTGACGTCTTCGTCAAGGGTCCGGGCTCCGGCCGCGAGACCGCGATCCGCTCCCTCCAGGCCACCGGCCTCGAGGTCGGCTCGATCCAGGACGTCACCCCCACCCCGCACAACGGCTGCCGCCCGCCGAAGCGCCGCCGCGTCTGACGCAGCGGACGCACCCGTGCGTCTTTGAGTGTCCGGGCGGTACGTTCTCCTTCGGGGGGACGTACCGCCCGTACCCTTGCTGTACCTGGCTTTACCCGTCGGGCGTCAAATAGTGGGCGTCCACGACTGAAGGAACACAGACATGCTTATCGCTCAGCGTCCTTCGCTGACCGAAGAGGTCGTCGACGAGTACCGCTCGCGGTTCGTGATCGAGCCGCTGGAGCCGGGCTTCGGCTACACCCTCGGCAACTCGCTGCGCCGTACCCTCCTGTCCTCCATCCCGGGTGCCGCTGTCACCAGCATCCGCGTGGACGGCGTCCTGCACGAGTTCACCACCGTGCCGGGCGTCAAGGAAGACGTCACCGACATCATCCTCAACATCAAGCAGCTGGTCGTCTCCTCGGAGCACGACGAGCCGGTCGTGATGTACCTGCGCAAGCAGGGTCCCGGCCTGGTCACCGCTGCCGACATCGCGCCCCCGGCCGGTGTCGAGGTGCACAACCCGGACCTGGTCCTCGCCACGCTCAACGGCAAGGGCAAGCTGGAGATGGAGCTGACCGTCGAGCGCGGTCGCGGCTACGTCTCCGCCGTCCAGAACAAGCAGCTGGGCCAGGAGATCGGTCGCATCCCGATCGACTCCATCTACAGCCCGGTCCTCAAGGTCACCTACAAGGTCGAGGCGACCCGAGTCGAGCAGCGCACCGACTTCGACAAGCTGATCGTCGACGTCGAGACCAAGCAGGCCATGCGCCCGCGTGACGCCATGGCGTCCGCCGGCAAGACCCTGGTCGAGCTGTTCGGTCTGGCGCGCGAGCTCAACATCGACGCCGAGGGCATCGACATGGGCCCCTCGCCGACGGACGCGGCCCTGGCCGCCGACCTGGCGCTGCCGATCGAGGAGCTGGAGCTCACGGTCCGCTCGTACAACTGCCTCAAGCGCGAGGGCATCCACTCCGTGGGTGAGCTCGTCGCCCGCTCCGAGGCGGACCTGCTCGACATCCGCAACTTCGGTGCGAAGTCGATCGACGAGGTCAAGGCGAAGCTGGCCGGCATGGGCCTGGCCCTCAAGGACAGCCCGCCCGGATTCGACCCGACCGCCGCCGCCGACGCCTTCGGCGCCGACGACGACGCGGACGCCGGTTTCGTCGAGACCGAGC
This genomic window contains:
- the infA gene encoding translation initiation factor IF-1 encodes the protein MAKKQGAIEIEGTVIESLPNAMFKVELQNGHKVLAHISGKMRMHYIRILPDDRVVVELSPYDLTRGRIVYRYK
- the rpmJ gene encoding 50S ribosomal protein L36 gives rise to the protein MKVKPSVKKICDKCKVIRRHGRVMVICDNLRHKQRQG
- the rpsM gene encoding 30S ribosomal protein S13, which translates into the protein MARVSGVDIPREKRVEIALTYVFGIGRTRSKEILASTGVNPNTRVRDLAEEDLVKIREYVDANLRTEGDLRREIQADIRRKVEIQCYQGIRHRRGLPVHGQRTSTNARTRKGPRRAIAGKKKPGKK
- the rpsK gene encoding 30S ribosomal protein S11, with amino-acid sequence MPPKGRQGAAKKVRRKEKKNVAHGHAHIKSTFNNTIVSITDPSGNVISWASAGHVGFKGSRKSTPFAAQMAAESAARRAQEHGMRKVDVFVKGPGSGRETAIRSLQATGLEVGSIQDVTPTPHNGCRPPKRRRV
- a CDS encoding DNA-directed RNA polymerase subunit alpha, which translates into the protein MLIAQRPSLTEEVVDEYRSRFVIEPLEPGFGYTLGNSLRRTLLSSIPGAAVTSIRVDGVLHEFTTVPGVKEDVTDIILNIKQLVVSSEHDEPVVMYLRKQGPGLVTAADIAPPAGVEVHNPDLVLATLNGKGKLEMELTVERGRGYVSAVQNKQLGQEIGRIPIDSIYSPVLKVTYKVEATRVEQRTDFDKLIVDVETKQAMRPRDAMASAGKTLVELFGLARELNIDAEGIDMGPSPTDAALAADLALPIEELELTVRSYNCLKREGIHSVGELVARSEADLLDIRNFGAKSIDEVKAKLAGMGLALKDSPPGFDPTAAADAFGADDDADAGFVETEQY